A region of the Cyprinus carpio isolate SPL01 chromosome A14, ASM1834038v1, whole genome shotgun sequence genome:
atctatctatctatctatctgtatatataaatgtatatcatttcATCAGTGATTTTTGCAGTGAACATAATACATGGTTACATGTGTTCTTATATATGTATTCATGTTAAGTATTCTTGACAGAATTGTACATTTCATGTTTACGTTCTCTTTCCAGAAAAGAGCTTACAAGAGTTATGCAAAGGCCCTTCCAGCATTGAAAAAAATCGGCGTTTCTTCTGTACTTCTACGCAAGATTATTGGTACTCTTGAGGTGGGGTGTGGAATCGTTCTGACCCTTGTGCCAGGGAGACCAAAAGACGTGGCCAACTTTATTCTGCTGCTGGTCATGCTGGCGGTGCTTTTCTTCCACCAGCTAGTTGGAGATCCTCTGAAACGCTATGCCCATGCCCTGGTATTTGGTATTTTGCTGACGTGTCGGCTGCTCATTGCTCGGCAGGGTGAGGACCGGCCTGAGAGGGAGGAGAGACGGGAAGAGCAGATCACTGCCCAGGAAAAGAACAAAGTCAAAGTTTCTTAGCTCCACAAATTTCACAAAGAGCGCCTAGCAGCAGATCTGTTTCTCTGGATAGGAGAAGATGCCCAGTAAAAAAAGACAGCTGACCCAAAAGGTGATTTATGTCCCACAGCTACATATCAGCAGCCTGAAAATCAGATCTTGTGTTACCTTTACCTCATGTCTCACCTGTAAagcttaaaatacaaaaattcagtTTAGATAATCACTATTGTGGGAACTGTTTTGGCTGTGATTTTGCAACAAAAGATTAAAATACTGTTAATTCCtgctgtatttattattattgttttttgccTTGCATTGAACAATATCCTAAACACCACTTTTAAGATTACGCTGTGATACAGGTAACTTCAAATGTCAACAAtttgtgtgatgttttatttactttttg
Encoded here:
- the LOC109101499 gene encoding novel acetylcholine receptor chaperone; the protein is MQPYLTVFIKPFPLQHLQQDSEESWNGTTDANRKETLPNMASPRTITIVALSFALGLFFVFMGTIKLTPRLSKDAYSEMKRAYKSYAKALPALKKIGVSSVLLRKIIGTLEVGCGIVLTLVPGRPKDVANFILLLVMLAVLFFHQLVGDPLKRYAHALVFGILLTCRLLIARQGEDRPEREERREEQITAQEKNKVKVS